One region of Nitrospinaceae bacterium genomic DNA includes:
- the pfs gene encoding 5'-methylthioadenosine/S-adenosylhomocysteine nucleosidase, producing MRHSICILGAVKEEIAGIKGRMKIERRHKFGKTDIWRGTWEGKRVILVRTGVGKKRAQEALTRVLDNFPISMVISIGYAGGTHPDLQTGDLLIADKVLAVPEDGKTPKEVLTTAPLTEKAVGLQASDEPRFKFSIHKGSLLTVETVIHRPEDKRALGERYDAMALDMETCELARIAAKRELEFLSVRAISDTVEQELVDVSSFMEKDGEISKLKAGWYVLTHPASLKTFIDLKDIAQQATKNLTEFLIEFLRVKN from the coding sequence ATGAGACATAGCATTTGCATACTGGGAGCGGTCAAGGAAGAGATCGCCGGAATCAAAGGCCGGATGAAGATCGAGCGCCGGCACAAGTTCGGAAAGACCGATATCTGGCGCGGCACCTGGGAGGGAAAGCGCGTCATCCTCGTGCGCACCGGAGTCGGCAAAAAAAGAGCCCAGGAAGCCCTGACCCGCGTGCTGGATAATTTCCCCATCTCGATGGTGATTTCCATAGGCTACGCCGGCGGAACGCATCCCGACCTTCAGACGGGAGATCTGTTGATCGCCGATAAAGTGCTGGCCGTCCCCGAAGACGGAAAAACCCCGAAGGAAGTCCTCACGACCGCGCCCCTTACGGAAAAGGCGGTGGGCCTTCAAGCATCGGATGAACCCCGCTTCAAGTTTTCCATACACAAAGGCAGCCTGCTTACCGTGGAAACCGTGATCCATCGCCCCGAAGACAAACGGGCATTGGGGGAGAGATATGACGCCATGGCCCTCGACATGGAAACCTGCGAACTGGCCAGGATCGCGGCCAAGCGGGAGTTGGAATTTCTGTCCGTCCGCGCCATCAGCGACACCGTCGAGCAGGAACTGGTGGATGTTTCATCCTTCATGGAGAAGGATGGAGAAATCTCTAAACTCAAAGCCGGGTGGTACGTCCTCACCCATCCCGCATCGCTAAAAACCTTCATCGACCTCAAAGACATCGCTCAACAAGCCACAAAAAATTTGACTGAGTTTTTGATTGAGTTTTTGCGAGTTAAGAACTGA
- the rlmCD gene encoding 23S rRNA (uracil-C(5))-methyltransferase RlmCD, producing MAKLQHIIPVKVGDQLELTVETQGSSGDGICRHEGYTLFVPEGLPGDTVMGEVSKVTPRFGVARVLDRLKASEFRVEAPCPVFLECGGCKLQDLLYEKQMEFKVRVVSEALQHIGKITPPDPIKTLPAERPYHYRNKGSFAVALKDKKLEVGFYQQGTHEVADSDRCDILLPPINEVKEHIRGLLIKHRVLIYSEKWHKGFLRGIVVRHSEATGETLIGFITTKGRFPKPFLKELTDAEFLERYRVAGIVQNLNDKDTNVILGGSTRKLWGKGRFADELDGLQFRLALGSFMQVHSPQAVRLYEVINQWVTPGKGKVLDAYCGSGGISLWLARAGRSVIGIEEFPEAIEDAKESAKLNGIETCEFLQGTVETHLPKIVEEQTIDTVIVDPPRKGCSKEVVESILKIAPETIVYVSCNPATLARDLARMEPYRIEDMVVIDMFPQTQHVETAVLLRKS from the coding sequence ATGGCAAAACTTCAGCACATCATTCCAGTAAAAGTCGGCGACCAGCTGGAGCTGACCGTCGAAACTCAGGGTTCCAGCGGCGACGGCATATGCCGCCACGAAGGATACACTCTGTTCGTTCCCGAGGGCCTGCCTGGCGACACGGTGATGGGCGAGGTCAGCAAGGTCACCCCGCGCTTCGGCGTGGCCAGGGTGCTGGACCGGCTGAAGGCTTCCGAGTTTCGGGTCGAGGCCCCCTGCCCGGTGTTTTTGGAATGCGGCGGCTGTAAACTGCAGGACCTTTTGTATGAAAAGCAGATGGAGTTCAAGGTACGGGTGGTTTCGGAAGCATTGCAACATATCGGCAAGATCACGCCTCCCGACCCGATTAAAACTCTGCCCGCCGAGCGCCCGTATCATTACCGCAATAAGGGAAGCTTCGCGGTGGCTCTGAAGGATAAAAAGCTGGAGGTGGGTTTCTACCAGCAGGGCACGCATGAGGTGGCCGATTCGGACCGTTGCGACATCCTCCTGCCGCCGATCAACGAGGTCAAGGAACACATTCGCGGCCTGCTGATAAAACACCGGGTCCTCATTTACAGCGAAAAGTGGCACAAGGGATTTCTGCGCGGCATAGTCGTCCGCCACTCGGAAGCCACCGGGGAGACGCTCATCGGTTTCATCACCACCAAGGGCCGGTTTCCGAAACCGTTTTTAAAGGAATTGACGGACGCGGAATTTCTGGAACGCTATCGCGTCGCGGGCATCGTGCAAAACCTGAACGACAAGGACACCAATGTCATTCTGGGCGGCAGTACCCGAAAACTGTGGGGCAAGGGCCGGTTCGCCGATGAACTGGACGGTTTGCAGTTTCGTTTGGCTCTAGGGTCTTTCATGCAGGTCCATTCCCCGCAGGCGGTGAGGTTGTATGAGGTCATCAATCAGTGGGTGACTCCGGGCAAGGGAAAAGTTCTGGACGCTTATTGCGGGTCCGGCGGCATCAGCCTGTGGCTGGCGCGTGCGGGACGGTCGGTGATCGGCATTGAAGAGTTTCCGGAAGCCATCGAGGACGCCAAGGAAAGCGCCAAACTGAACGGCATCGAAACCTGCGAGTTTTTGCAGGGAACGGTGGAGACGCATCTGCCGAAAATCGTTGAAGAGCAAACGATAGACACGGTGATCGTCGACCCGCCGCGAAAGGGATGTTCCAAGGAGGTGGTGGAAAGCATCTTAAAGATCGCGCCTGAGACGATCGTCTATGTTTCCTGCAACCCCGCCACTCTGGCGCGCGATCTCGCCCGCATGGAGCCTTATCGTATCGAAGACATGGTGGTCATCGACATGTTCCCGCAGACGCAACATGTGGAAACAGCGGTTTTGCTGCGCAAGTCTTAA
- a CDS encoding membrane protein: MLKFISKNIITGLVTLLPVVFTLYLLYWLAVTAETALGGVMRSLLSDSFYWPGMGVAAGLASVFVVGMLMHTYVVQRLFSIGEQFLYRMPFARSIYRASRDFFNYFSPERKKEFEQVVSVTFGSPGMQVIGFVTQAIPENLPEGFREEDSVLVYLPLSYMIGGYAVLVPRSAIRPLDMKMEEAMRFTLTAGVTGPAKSPPGTKDKE; this comes from the coding sequence ATGCTGAAATTCATCAGTAAAAACATTATTACCGGGCTGGTAACCCTCCTGCCGGTGGTTTTCACGCTTTATCTCCTTTACTGGCTGGCGGTAACGGCGGAAACGGCTTTGGGCGGTGTGATGAGATCGTTGCTGTCAGACAGCTTTTACTGGCCCGGTATGGGGGTGGCAGCCGGCCTGGCATCGGTATTCGTGGTGGGGATGCTGATGCATACCTACGTGGTTCAACGCTTGTTTTCCATAGGCGAACAATTCCTGTACCGCATGCCTTTTGCCAGATCGATCTATCGCGCCAGCCGCGACTTTTTTAATTATTTCTCGCCTGAACGGAAAAAGGAATTCGAGCAAGTCGTGTCCGTCACGTTCGGGAGTCCCGGCATGCAGGTGATCGGTTTTGTGACCCAGGCCATTCCAGAAAACCTGCCGGAAGGTTTTCGGGAAGAAGACAGCGTTCTGGTCTATCTGCCCTTGAGTTACATGATCGGGGGTTACGCAGTACTGGTGCCTCGCAGTGCCATCCGGCCATTGGACATGAAGATGGAGGAGGCCATGCGGTTCACGCTGACCGCTGGAGTCACCGGACCGGCGAAGTCCCCCCCGGGTACAAAAGATAAGGAATAA
- the asnS gene encoding asparagine--tRNA ligase, whose amino-acid sequence MPKKIRDKVIDLLKNETELSDVVVKGWVRTRRDSKGGFSFLEINDGSCLAGIQVVADHELESFQSVAKYLHTGSCVSVTGKRVASQGKGQKWEVQASEIVLYGSADAEKYPLQKKRHSFEFLREIAHLRPRTNTFGAVMRVRNRLAYSIHKFFNDRGFVYLHTPIITTSDCEGAGEMFQVTTLNVDQPPRNDGKVDYDQDFFGKKTGLTVSGQLEGEIYALALSDIYTFGPTFRAENSNTSRHLAEFWMVEPEMAFYELDDDMDLAEEFVTYLLKDVLNHCQEDMEFFNTRIDKTIIETLTNIVENQFERVHYSDAIHLLEKSGEKFVYSVEWGCNLQSEHERYLSEKVFKKPVIIYNYPEEIKPFYMKLNEDKETVRAMDVLLPKLGEIIGGSQREDDLALLEARMKEKELDPQEYWWYLDLRRYGSAPHSGFGLGFERLVQFVTGMENIRDVIPFPRTPRHAGF is encoded by the coding sequence ATGCCAAAAAAAATACGCGATAAGGTGATCGACCTCCTTAAAAACGAAACAGAACTTTCAGATGTCGTCGTCAAAGGATGGGTGCGGACGCGGCGCGATTCCAAGGGAGGTTTTTCATTTTTGGAAATCAACGACGGCTCCTGTCTCGCCGGCATCCAGGTGGTTGCGGATCATGAACTGGAAAGCTTTCAATCCGTTGCGAAATATCTGCATACCGGAAGTTGTGTTTCGGTCACCGGAAAACGGGTTGCGTCCCAGGGCAAGGGCCAGAAATGGGAAGTCCAGGCCAGCGAAATCGTTTTGTATGGTTCGGCGGATGCGGAGAAATATCCGTTACAGAAAAAACGCCATTCCTTCGAGTTTTTACGCGAGATCGCGCATTTGCGTCCGCGCACCAACACCTTCGGCGCCGTCATGCGCGTCCGCAACCGCTTGGCCTATTCCATCCATAAATTTTTCAACGACCGCGGGTTTGTCTACCTGCACACGCCCATTATTACGACCAGCGATTGCGAGGGTGCGGGAGAAATGTTTCAGGTGACGACGTTGAACGTGGATCAACCGCCCCGGAACGACGGCAAGGTCGATTACGATCAGGATTTTTTCGGCAAAAAAACCGGACTCACCGTCAGCGGACAACTGGAAGGCGAGATCTATGCCCTGGCGCTGTCCGACATCTACACGTTCGGCCCAACGTTCCGGGCGGAGAACTCCAACACCAGCCGGCATCTCGCCGAGTTCTGGATGGTCGAACCGGAGATGGCGTTTTACGAACTCGACGACGACATGGACCTGGCCGAGGAGTTCGTCACCTACCTGCTGAAAGACGTGCTGAACCATTGCCAGGAGGACATGGAGTTTTTCAACACACGCATCGACAAAACCATCATCGAAACGTTAACCAATATCGTCGAGAATCAGTTCGAACGCGTCCATTACAGCGACGCCATCCATTTGCTGGAAAAATCCGGTGAGAAGTTCGTCTACTCCGTGGAATGGGGATGCAACCTGCAGTCCGAACACGAACGCTACTTGAGCGAAAAAGTGTTTAAGAAACCCGTCATCATCTACAACTATCCCGAAGAGATCAAACCGTTTTACATGAAACTCAACGAAGACAAAGAGACCGTTCGGGCGATGGACGTGCTGTTGCCGAAGTTGGGAGAGATCATCGGCGGCAGTCAAAGAGAAGACGATCTTGCGCTTCTGGAAGCCCGAATGAAGGAAAAAGAGCTCGATCCTCAGGAATACTGGTGGTACCTCGATCTCCGGCGTTACGGCTCCGCCCCGCATTCCGGATTTGGGCTGGGGTTCGAGAGACTCGTGCAGTTCGTCACCGGCATGGAAAACATCCGCGACGTGATCCCCTTCCCGCGCACGCCCAGGCACGCCGGGTTTTAA
- a CDS encoding YggT family protein translates to MYILGNFLSATATILDIALSIYMWIIIIRALLSWVNPDPYNPIVQFLYSITEPVIARVRQLIPMSGIGIDFSPIIVILGIIFLQEFVVKSLGMFAIQLQ, encoded by the coding sequence ATGTATATCTTAGGAAATTTTCTTTCTGCCACCGCCACGATTCTTGATATCGCACTCAGCATCTATATGTGGATCATCATTATCCGGGCGCTGTTGTCCTGGGTCAATCCCGATCCATACAATCCGATCGTACAATTCTTATACAGCATCACGGAACCGGTCATCGCCCGGGTGCGGCAACTGATACCCATGTCCGGCATCGGCATCGATTTTTCTCCTATTATAGTGATTCTGGGGATCATTTTCCTCCAGGAGTTTGTGGTCAAATCTCTGGGAATGTTCGCTATTCAACTGCAATGA